The window CATGTGAGAGCTTACATGCCACAAGCCGTCCTCTTGTGTAGCCAATAAGTTTTCGGCGAGCGTTGCTCCAAATCCTTCAGTATTAACCGGTCGGTTTGGTCGAGCTCCGAATCCTGCAGCATAGCCCCTGAGGAAGTCCGTTTCTTGCAGTTTCACATTGCGGAACCTGGGTAAATATGCGCTGGTTGGTCTTCTGCCCTGAGTCGTTTTATTAGGATGACCTTCATGGGTACCCCAGATATTTCCCCGATAATTATGGAACGCGATGTATTTTCCCAATAGGTCATTATCATTTCCTAATCCATTAGGGAATCGATCTGACGTGGAATTGAGCAAAATGAGGTTCGTGTTCAACGTGGCTGCATTAACGAAAATCACCTTTGCAAAGTACTCCGTAGTTTCATTTGTATTGGCGTCGATTACCCTGACCCCAGTAGCACGACCTTCCTTTTCGTCATAAATGATCGAATGAACGACCGAATGCGGCCTCAAGGTAAGATTGCCTGTTTTTTGCGCCCAGGGTATCAAGGTAGAATTGGCATTGAAATAACCACCAAAAGGACATCCACGTTCACAAATGGAACGCGAAGCACAAAGCCCACGACCTTGTTGCTGGAAGATAGGCTTCGTTTCTGTCAAGTGTGCACAACGCGCATAGATCACATGACGATCATCATAGTTTTGCTTCACAGAACCTTGAAAGTATTCCTCCACGCAGTTCAGGTCCCAGGCTTTCAGGAAATCACCATCCGGAAGCGTGTCCAGGCCGTCACTATTCCCTGAAACTCCAACAAATTGTTCGACATACGTATACCAGTCTTTCAGGTCATTGTATCGAATGGGCCAATCCACCGCAAAACCATCTCGTGCGGGCCCTTCAAAATCATAATCACTCCATCGCTGTACTTGTCTGGCCCACATGATGGACTTACCACCGACCTGATAACCACGTAACCAATCAAAAGGCTTTTCCTGGATGTAAGGGTGTTCATTATCCTTAGCAAAGAAGTGTGTGGTATCTTCCCGGAATGCGTAACACCTTGAAGCGATCGGGTTTTCTTCTTTGTTTTGCCTGGAAAGCTGGCCCCGGTGTTTGAATTCCCAGGGCAACATGTTAGTTGTTGGGTAATCTTGCAAATGCACAACATCCCGGCCTCGTTCCAGTAACAGGGTTTTCATGCCTTTTTCGCAAAATTCTTTCGCTGCCCATCCGCCGGTCATTCCTGCACCGATCACGATGGTATCAAAGTGATGATCTGTTTGTTGGGGCATGGATTATGCGTTTACGTTTTTACAACCCAGGTAATACCCCGGAGCAAATTCAAAATCTAGTTTTTCAGACATGAAGAATTGAGATGAAGTGTAATGTCGAACCGTCAGGTTTTTGGTGGTCGATAAAAAGTATTTGAGGCTTTTCGGGTAGATATCGGAATGGGTAATTTCGGTAAAGAGCAATATGTGTTGTTGCTCATTCAATTCCGTAAATGATTTTTGATACTCGTCCTTGATCAATTGTTTGAAGAGTTGAAATCCCCTGACAAACCTTGTGCTTTCCTTTTCACTATAAACATCGTTGACCATATTCAGGACAAAATCCTCAGGTGTTTCCATGGTTTCTATAGCTGTATCACCTTGAGGAAGAATGGCCTTCGTTAGTTGACCCATCAGATGATAGTCACCGGGAGCCAGGTTCAATTGATCAAATACAGGTTCTTTTTCTTCCAGTGAACAACCAGGAAGGAGCGCAATTCCTCCGGCAATCACAGCCAGGTTTTGGACGGCTTTTCTTCTTTTCATGGGAAAGGGTTATAGCAAACAGTGAATTTATCATGTTTATTACGCAATGCCATAAATCGGTACAGCCGTCGCCGTAAAGTGGAACATCTTCCTAGGGAGAATAAGTTGCAGTGTGCCTGTTTTCGATAAGTTTACAAGACCTGGCAACCATTTACCACTATATGTTCGTAATGCACTCGAATATCACTATTTCAATACTCAATATAATTTTTTCGGATACAGCTTCCATTAGATAATGTATTCGAAGGAATCTCACTAAAAGGACAAACAGAATGAATACAATGAAAAAAAATGCATGGATGGTTCTGGCACTACTGGTGCTGTTGGCCGCTTGTAATGATGATGAAACATTGACCAACAACATTGACCTAGGAGAAACAATCAATACAGATGTCTCTTTGGCCGACGGGCACCTCACTT of the Cytophagales bacterium genome contains:
- a CDS encoding gluconate 2-dehydrogenase subunit 3 family protein, with the protein product MKRRKAVQNLAVIAGGIALLPGCSLEEKEPVFDQLNLAPGDYHLMGQLTKAILPQGDTAIETMETPEDFVLNMVNDVYSEKESTRFVRGFQLFKQLIKDEYQKSFTELNEQQHILLFTEITHSDIYPKSLKYFLSTTKNLTVRHYTSSQFFMSEKLDFEFAPGYYLGCKNVNA
- a CDS encoding GMC family oxidoreductase; translated protein: MPQQTDHHFDTIVIGAGMTGGWAAKEFCEKGMKTLLLERGRDVVHLQDYPTTNMLPWEFKHRGQLSRQNKEENPIASRCYAFREDTTHFFAKDNEHPYIQEKPFDWLRGYQVGGKSIMWARQVQRWSDYDFEGPARDGFAVDWPIRYNDLKDWYTYVEQFVGVSGNSDGLDTLPDGDFLKAWDLNCVEEYFQGSVKQNYDDRHVIYARCAHLTETKPIFQQQGRGLCASRSICERGCPFGGYFNANSTLIPWAQKTGNLTLRPHSVVHSIIYDEKEGRATGVRVIDANTNETTEYFAKVIFVNAATLNTNLILLNSTSDRFPNGLGNDNDLLGKYIAFHNYRGNIWGTHEGHPNKTTQGRRPTSAYLPRFRNVKLQETDFLRGYAAGFGARPNRPVNTEGFGATLAENLLATQEDGLWHVSSHMMGETIPKASNFVALSAEQKDQWGIPLLHVDVDYDDNDEKMLKDFFEQFTDMFEKAGFTNIGTRDNGRNPGNDIHEMGGVRMGKDPKTSMLDKWNRLHACKNVFVTDGACMTSTATQNPSLTFMALTARAAHFAMENWEELT